In Laspinema palackyanum D2c, a genomic segment contains:
- the cysS gene encoding cysteine--tRNA ligase, whose translation MTLTLYNTLTRRQEPFIPFEPGQVRMYCCGVTVYDYCHLGHARSYIIWDILRRYLQWRGYAVRYVQNFTDIDDKILNRARQEGSSMEEVADRYTQAYFEDMARLNVLEADAYPRATHTLDGIKRLISQLEQKGFAYPAGGDVYYKVREFTNYGKLSGRQLAEMQAGASGRVEAEDPEELKKQDPFDFALWKAAKPGEPSWESPWGAGRPGWHIECSAMVREVLGETIDIHVGGADLIFPHHENEIAQSEAVTGQALAKYWLHNGMVAVNGEKMSKSLGNFTTIRQLLDQGGVDPMALRLFVLQANYRKPLDFTDEAIASAENGWTTLKDGLRFGYEYGSKLGWDLDSGAIVPESDALIAQFGFGRLGSGRFGSGRFGVGDFAREIAPEFDPVVAQFQTAMDDDLNTPSALAVLFELAKELRRQGNIWVHEGKLDMDSQQLHHQWVALRELGKVLGLEVNPEADNSTPEPGGLSDQEIESLIQDRLAARQGKNFAEADRIRNQLQELGITLIDKPGGVTQWHRN comes from the coding sequence ATGACCTTAACGCTGTACAACACCCTCACCCGTCGTCAGGAACCGTTTATCCCGTTTGAACCCGGCCAGGTGCGGATGTATTGTTGTGGGGTTACGGTCTACGATTATTGCCACCTGGGTCACGCCCGCTCCTATATTATTTGGGATATTCTGCGCCGATATCTGCAATGGCGGGGATATGCCGTGCGTTATGTGCAGAATTTTACCGATATTGATGACAAAATCCTCAATCGCGCCAGACAGGAAGGGTCATCAATGGAGGAAGTGGCCGATCGCTACACTCAAGCCTATTTTGAAGATATGGCAAGGCTAAATGTCCTAGAAGCAGATGCCTATCCCCGCGCCACTCATACCTTAGATGGGATTAAGCGCTTAATTAGCCAGTTGGAACAAAAAGGCTTTGCCTACCCGGCAGGTGGCGATGTTTATTACAAGGTGCGGGAGTTTACCAACTATGGAAAACTCTCGGGACGGCAGTTGGCGGAAATGCAAGCAGGGGCCAGTGGTCGGGTGGAGGCGGAGGACCCGGAGGAACTGAAGAAGCAAGACCCGTTTGATTTTGCCTTGTGGAAGGCGGCGAAACCCGGGGAACCGTCTTGGGAATCCCCTTGGGGTGCCGGACGTCCGGGATGGCATATTGAATGTTCGGCGATGGTCCGTGAGGTGTTGGGAGAGACGATTGATATTCATGTTGGGGGTGCGGATTTAATTTTTCCCCACCATGAGAATGAGATTGCTCAATCGGAAGCGGTGACGGGTCAAGCTTTAGCGAAATATTGGCTGCATAATGGCATGGTGGCGGTGAATGGGGAAAAAATGTCCAAGTCTTTGGGCAATTTTACGACGATTCGCCAGTTGCTGGATCAAGGGGGTGTAGACCCGATGGCGCTACGGTTGTTTGTACTGCAAGCCAATTATCGCAAACCGTTGGACTTTACTGATGAGGCGATCGCCAGTGCGGAAAATGGCTGGACGACGCTCAAGGACGGGTTACGCTTTGGTTATGAGTATGGCAGTAAGTTGGGGTGGGATTTGGATTCTGGGGCGATCGTACCGGAATCTGATGCACTCATAGCACAGTTTGGTTTCGGACGGTTGGGTTCCGGACGGTTTGGTTCTGGACGGTTTGGTGTGGGAGATTTTGCGAGGGAGATCGCACCGGAATTTGATCCTGTTGTCGCACAGTTTCAGACGGCGATGGATGATGACCTCAATACCCCATCAGCGTTGGCGGTGTTGTTTGAACTGGCGAAGGAACTCCGTCGTCAAGGCAACATTTGGGTTCATGAAGGGAAACTGGATATGGACTCGCAACAGTTACACCACCAATGGGTTGCCTTGCGGGAGTTAGGGAAGGTTCTGGGTTTGGAAGTGAATCCAGAGGCGGACAATTCAACACCCGAACCCGGAGGATTGAGTGATCAGGAAATTGAATCCCTG